In the genome of Fluviispira vulneris, one region contains:
- a CDS encoding LptF/LptG family permease yields the protein MRIWVYFVSQYLKTAFGFLFFALSLYFVLTYMEDSQHYFNKYKPSNSTIFFYYFWQAPSIAIQFLPFSVLISGIVTNWILAKHGEIAALRAAGLSMMKISIPLVSVGILFTAFHFTLSELILPESTTHYLKLRNVDIEKKKIDNVFTESQWLKATNTILHFHKYDEVKQELLKIEYFKGNYPKSLSEIVHAQTGYFDENIGRWVLRNALVRHLENTNTSTVTEVKPLYVTNIDFAPPKILNRESESSQLSFWQLRRLIAEAEIAGTNISDRVIDLYMKISTPFANMLFLFLTLPFALKKERQEETYIGIVICLVAALIYWFGNMALRSFALKGELNPFLAAWTMNVLVATLSYMLIRKLDKGQ from the coding sequence ATGAGGATTTGGGTTTATTTTGTTTCGCAGTATTTAAAAACTGCGTTTGGTTTTTTATTTTTTGCATTAAGTCTTTATTTTGTTTTGACATATATGGAAGATAGTCAGCATTATTTTAATAAATATAAACCTTCAAATAGCACAATATTCTTTTATTACTTTTGGCAAGCACCATCGATTGCAATTCAATTTTTACCTTTTTCTGTACTTATATCAGGTATTGTAACAAATTGGATTTTAGCTAAACATGGGGAAATTGCTGCTCTCAGGGCAGCAGGATTATCTATGATGAAAATATCAATACCTCTTGTCAGTGTTGGTATATTATTTACTGCATTTCATTTTACTCTGAGTGAATTGATCTTACCAGAAAGTACAACACATTATTTAAAATTAAGAAATGTGGATATTGAAAAAAAGAAAATTGATAATGTATTTACTGAAAGCCAGTGGTTAAAAGCTACAAATACGATTTTACATTTTCATAAATATGATGAAGTGAAGCAGGAGCTTCTTAAAATTGAGTATTTTAAAGGAAACTATCCAAAAAGCTTAAGTGAAATTGTTCATGCACAGACGGGATATTTTGATGAAAATATTGGGAGATGGGTACTCCGCAATGCACTTGTTCGGCATTTAGAAAACACAAATACTTCAACAGTTACAGAAGTTAAACCTCTCTATGTGACGAATATTGATTTTGCTCCACCTAAAATATTGAATCGAGAGAGTGAATCAAGTCAATTGAGTTTTTGGCAATTGCGACGATTAATTGCAGAAGCAGAGATTGCAGGAACAAATATATCTGATAGAGTGATAGATCTTTATATGAAGATCAGCACTCCTTTCGCAAATATGCTGTTTCTTTTTTTAACATTGCCTTTTGCATTAAAAAAAGAACGGCAAGAAGAAACATATATTGGAATCGTTATCTGTCTTGTAGCCGCTCTCATATATTGGTTTGGAAATATGGCGCTGCGTAGTTTTGCTTTAAAAGGGGAACTCAATCCATTTTTAGCAGCATGGACTATGAATGTTTTAGTAGCAACTTTAAGTTATATGCTTATTAGAAAATTAGATAAAGGACAGTAA
- a CDS encoding pentapeptide repeat-containing protein, giving the protein MFDLNLILDSVANGKMNVEKAKALIEKNYVLKKPKKGISEEFHNAKEESQEGLKNAFEKLKKSVNIDELIKISSNLVSQISENMPQIEKIQENLAHNLQPIGFSPNISGLESKLSVFRAFHAGTDCVIKNNLVVGSQWFGVNISENSEIKNNKFTAVQFSELSIQRSDFCTSQFSLARLSNVTMQEARLENNKFSRASISDVCVRESDFTENVLIKSDFSETTISGSRLSRMSFHAVDFQDCEIESCDIQGVDFENCKFKECIFSNLTIIMDEPLKVNGRNIVGRNFSDCKNAEEFLNLLDSTHNDSLI; this is encoded by the coding sequence ATGTTTGATTTAAATTTAATTCTAGATTCCGTTGCGAACGGAAAAATGAATGTTGAGAAAGCAAAAGCTCTGATTGAAAAAAATTATGTTTTAAAAAAGCCAAAAAAAGGAATATCTGAAGAATTTCATAATGCAAAAGAAGAATCGCAAGAAGGTTTAAAAAATGCTTTTGAAAAATTAAAAAAATCTGTAAATATTGATGAATTAATAAAAATATCAAGTAATTTAGTGAGTCAAATTTCGGAGAACATGCCGCAAATAGAAAAAATTCAAGAAAATTTAGCACATAATTTACAACCAATTGGCTTTTCTCCAAATATATCAGGTTTAGAGTCTAAACTTTCTGTATTTAGAGCTTTTCATGCGGGAACGGATTGCGTGATAAAAAATAATCTTGTTGTTGGCTCTCAATGGTTTGGTGTCAATATTTCTGAGAATTCTGAGATAAAAAATAATAAATTCACAGCGGTACAATTTTCTGAGTTGTCTATTCAGCGCTCCGATTTTTGTACTTCACAATTTAGTTTAGCTCGGTTAAGTAACGTAACAATGCAAGAAGCACGCCTTGAGAATAATAAATTTTCCAGAGCTTCAATTTCAGATGTTTGTGTCAGAGAATCAGATTTTACTGAAAATGTACTTATTAAATCAGATTTTTCTGAAACGACAATCTCTGGGAGTCGCCTGTCTCGGATGAGTTTTCATGCTGTCGATTTTCAAGATTGCGAAATTGAATCATGCGATATTCAGGGTGTTGATTTCGAAAACTGTAAATTCAAAGAATGTATTTTCTCAAATCTTACAATTATTATGGATGAGCCATTAAAAGTGAACGGGCGTAATATTGTTGGCAGAAATTTCTCGGACTGTAAAAATGCCGAAGAATTTTTAAATCTTCTCGATAGCACTCACAACGATTCTCTTATTTGA
- the gap gene encoding type I glyceraldehyde-3-phosphate dehydrogenase, with the protein MTIKVGINGFGRIGRCVLRALKNERDIEVCLINDLTDAKTLAHLYKYDSIHGKAQQAVEAKENSLLLDGKEIKISAIRNPAEIPWAANGVDIVLECTGLFTEGEKASAHLKGGAKKVILSAPGKSIDKTIVIGVNDEEYDIAKHNIVSNGSCTTNCLAPLTKVIHEKFGVKKGLMTTIHSYTNDQNILDLPHKDLRRARAAALSMIPTTTGAAKAISEVIPSLAGKLNGFAVRVPTPNVSLVDVTFELEKSVTAKDINAALKSAAEGALKGILGYSEEPLVSCDYNGCSNSSTIDAEYTTVIGENMVKVLSWYDNEAGFSNRMVQLTRLVATGKL; encoded by the coding sequence ATGACTATTAAGGTTGGTATCAATGGTTTTGGGCGCATTGGCCGTTGTGTCCTCAGAGCATTAAAAAATGAGCGCGATATAGAAGTATGTCTTATAAATGATTTGACCGATGCCAAGACTCTTGCGCATCTTTATAAATATGATTCTATTCACGGTAAGGCACAACAAGCAGTAGAAGCAAAAGAAAATTCACTTCTCCTCGATGGTAAAGAAATTAAAATTTCGGCAATTCGCAATCCAGCTGAAATTCCTTGGGCAGCTAATGGTGTTGATATCGTACTTGAGTGCACTGGTTTATTTACAGAGGGTGAAAAAGCAAGTGCCCATTTAAAAGGTGGAGCAAAAAAAGTCATCCTCAGTGCTCCTGGTAAATCAATCGATAAAACAATTGTAATTGGTGTGAACGATGAAGAGTACGATATTGCAAAACATAATATTGTGAGCAATGGATCTTGTACAACAAACTGTCTTGCGCCTTTAACAAAAGTAATTCATGAAAAATTTGGCGTGAAAAAAGGTCTTATGACAACAATTCACTCCTATACGAACGACCAAAATATTCTTGATCTTCCACATAAAGATTTGCGCCGCGCACGTGCAGCTGCACTGAGCATGATTCCAACAACGACTGGTGCTGCAAAAGCAATTTCAGAAGTGATTCCTTCACTTGCTGGTAAATTAAATGGTTTTGCCGTGCGTGTACCAACTCCAAACGTGTCACTCGTTGATGTTACGTTTGAACTTGAAAAATCAGTTACAGCAAAAGATATCAACGCAGCTCTTAAATCAGCAGCAGAAGGCGCATTAAAAGGAATTTTAGGCTACTCTGAAGAGCCACTTGTGAGCTGCGATTATAATGGTTGTTCTAATAGTTCTACAATTGATGCAGAATACACAACAGTCATTGGTGAGAATATGGTTAAAGTTCTTTCTTGGTATGATAACGAAGCTGGATTTAGCAATCGTATGGTTCAACTCACACGTCTTGTTGCCACTGGCAAATTATAA
- a CDS encoding histone-like protein 2: MAETKRKKTGAKKSTARKTTKKAGKKPVAKKKKVAGKKPAKKTTAKKKTVKKTTKKTGAKKTTRKTTAKKKTGKRGRPAGSTAKKRGRPAKSSTKKRGRPKKAVVKTPKKRGRPSKLDKLKQSMRRGRPRKTSEKTPVINDTMTEQGAL, from the coding sequence ATGGCTGAAACAAAGCGTAAGAAAACGGGTGCGAAAAAATCAACTGCAAGAAAAACAACTAAAAAAGCAGGAAAGAAACCAGTTGCAAAGAAAAAGAAAGTAGCAGGAAAGAAACCAGCGAAGAAAACCACTGCAAAGAAAAAAACAGTTAAAAAAACAACTAAGAAAACTGGAGCGAAAAAAACAACTCGCAAGACCACTGCGAAGAAAAAAACTGGTAAACGCGGTCGTCCAGCAGGAAGCACTGCAAAGAAACGCGGTCGTCCAGCGAAGTCTTCTACAAAGAAACGCGGTCGTCCAAAGAAGGCAGTTGTTAAAACTCCAAAGAAACGCGGTCGTCCTAGTAAACTTGATAAATTAAAACAATCAATGAGACGCGGTCGTCCAAGAAAAACTTCTGAAAAAACTCCTGTTATCAATGACACAATGACAGAACAGGGAGCATTATAA
- a CDS encoding A/G-specific adenine glycosylase, with translation MSQFSKDLIAWYQTNKRTFPWRENINVYHTWICEVMSQQTTLAVVLPRFKEFINELPDLPSLANCSDEKLRKLWVGLGYYARARNLRNGAKYILENFKNKFPSSKDEWLKVPGCGPYTASIISSICFNEPVACVDGNVIRVVSRILGMSEGVWEKIGQEKISCYVNECIPKNSPGCFNQAMMDLGATVCKKQNPNCQECPVKKYCSALKKNIISICPPNKPRKAFQAENIFALLLQRNKNSEFSLILRDKGFLAKTKGFPLLCSKEGHTKEKIIEVLKKLKLNGTCLEKTFMHSITHHKITGHTFLIECDEDNNKVKKLLKTFALNEKNDWFDLPQLQQNISSSLDQKVLKTLFSK, from the coding sequence ATGAGCCAATTTTCAAAAGATCTTATAGCGTGGTACCAAACGAATAAGCGAACATTTCCTTGGCGTGAGAATATTAATGTATATCACACTTGGATTTGTGAAGTTATGAGTCAGCAGACGACTTTAGCTGTTGTTTTGCCACGTTTTAAAGAATTTATAAATGAACTTCCCGATCTTCCATCACTCGCCAATTGTTCTGATGAAAAACTTAGAAAATTATGGGTTGGTCTAGGTTATTATGCCCGAGCACGTAATTTAAGAAATGGTGCAAAATATATATTAGAAAATTTTAAAAATAAATTTCCATCTTCTAAAGATGAATGGTTAAAGGTGCCAGGATGTGGACCCTATACAGCATCGATAATATCAAGCATTTGTTTTAATGAACCAGTAGCTTGTGTTGATGGAAATGTCATTCGTGTTGTCAGTCGAATTCTTGGAATGTCCGAAGGAGTTTGGGAAAAAATAGGTCAAGAGAAAATATCTTGTTACGTTAACGAATGTATTCCCAAAAATTCACCAGGATGTTTTAACCAAGCTATGATGGATCTTGGGGCTACGGTTTGTAAAAAACAAAATCCAAACTGTCAAGAATGTCCTGTAAAAAAATATTGCAGTGCACTTAAAAAAAATATTATTTCTATATGCCCGCCCAATAAACCAAGAAAAGCTTTTCAAGCGGAAAATATTTTTGCTCTCTTATTACAAAGAAATAAAAATTCAGAATTTTCTTTAATATTGAGAGATAAAGGTTTCTTGGCGAAAACCAAAGGCTTTCCTCTCTTATGTTCAAAAGAAGGACATACTAAGGAAAAAATTATAGAGGTTTTAAAAAAATTAAAGTTAAATGGTACATGCTTAGAAAAAACATTTATGCATTCTATCACACATCATAAAATTACGGGTCATACTTTTTTAATCGAATGTGATGAAGATAATAATAAAGTGAAAAAACTTTTAAAAACTTTTGCACTGAATGAAAAAAATGACTGGTTTGACCTTCCGCAATTGCAACAGAATATTTCATCTTCACTTGACCAAAAGGTGTTAAAAACCCTATTCTCAAAATAG
- a CDS encoding aldehyde dehydrogenase family protein: MTNNLSLIPPYINGRFSALNKPERVFSINNPANPTDILASAGWGKDLVDPVIQGMKAAQKKFNLVSLEERLNYIKKFIGYLNENADEIKSNMMLELARSRVSVEEEWKLCEKLFKALPDFCQQILSIKKDEEGWEWKYSPLGLVLISSNIALPVYSLLCGVLPALASGNAVCMRPSSHCLLSGSLLASGFHQASFPEGAVQIVYGDFEVFRRLVLSHQFDTILYTGGEESLEQIRRDTQGQQNARLVLCGGGKNAAYVSASANMDKAIAKIIHGVCLDAGQRLESTSLAFVDKKIFSEFQDKFVSSIKSMPIGVREDLARSDIHVMEPLCSVNAWERYLRFQGIAARESDETLRWGKPIDNGGNGYFVSPGVHLMKLEKVLKSIYASNAFFGPDICLVPVDNKEEVISVLDNLGATRCLGIHSQYAEEAQEMRRSSNVPSLLWNSATTDLNPLLPSIGRGKAGNSYITGLHFIYSTVYPQTLNLSLPNGVTESDFKEVKKGKKTTAKT; the protein is encoded by the coding sequence ATGACGAATAATTTGAGTCTTATTCCTCCTTATATTAATGGGCGATTTTCTGCGTTAAATAAACCTGAAAGAGTATTTTCAATAAATAATCCAGCTAATCCAACAGATATATTAGCTTCTGCTGGGTGGGGCAAAGATCTGGTCGATCCAGTTATTCAGGGAATGAAAGCTGCTCAGAAAAAATTTAATTTAGTTTCTTTAGAAGAAAGATTAAATTATATAAAAAAATTTATTGGGTATTTGAATGAAAATGCAGATGAAATTAAAAGTAACATGATGCTTGAGCTTGCTCGATCACGTGTTTCGGTCGAAGAAGAATGGAAACTGTGTGAAAAATTATTTAAAGCTCTTCCTGACTTTTGCCAACAAATCCTCTCTATTAAAAAAGATGAGGAAGGATGGGAATGGAAATACTCACCCCTCGGACTTGTTTTGATATCTTCGAATATAGCTTTGCCAGTCTATTCGTTGCTTTGTGGAGTTTTACCTGCACTCGCCAGTGGCAATGCTGTTTGCATGCGGCCTTCGTCACATTGTTTACTTTCTGGCTCACTTTTAGCGAGCGGATTTCATCAAGCATCCTTTCCTGAAGGTGCTGTGCAGATTGTCTACGGAGATTTTGAAGTGTTCCGTAGATTGGTTTTAAGTCATCAATTTGACACTATTTTATACACAGGAGGGGAAGAAAGTCTTGAACAGATTCGCCGTGACACACAAGGACAGCAAAATGCGCGCTTGGTCCTATGTGGTGGTGGCAAAAATGCTGCATATGTTTCTGCTTCTGCGAATATGGATAAGGCCATTGCTAAAATTATTCATGGTGTCTGTCTGGATGCAGGTCAAAGGTTGGAATCGACAAGTCTTGCTTTTGTAGACAAAAAAATCTTTAGCGAATTTCAAGATAAATTTGTTTCTTCAATTAAAAGTATGCCCATTGGTGTCAGGGAAGATCTTGCGCGCTCTGATATTCATGTCATGGAACCTCTTTGTAGTGTAAATGCTTGGGAGCGTTATTTGCGTTTTCAAGGAATAGCAGCGCGTGAATCCGACGAAACATTGCGCTGGGGAAAACCCATCGATAATGGTGGCAATGGATATTTTGTCTCTCCCGGTGTGCATCTGATGAAGCTCGAGAAAGTTTTAAAAAGTATTTATGCGTCCAATGCCTTCTTTGGTCCTGATATCTGTCTTGTTCCTGTAGACAATAAAGAAGAAGTGATTTCTGTCCTCGATAATTTAGGAGCGACTCGCTGTTTGGGCATTCATAGCCAATATGCCGAAGAAGCCCAAGAAATGCGTCGCTCTTCAAATGTGCCTTCTTTGCTATGGAACAGTGCAACAACGGATTTAAATCCGTTGTTACCAAGTATTGGTCGTGGCAAAGCAGGTAATAGCTATATAACAGGTTTGCATTTTATTTATTCTACAGTGTATCCACAAACTCTGAATCTGTCTTTGCCTAATGGTGTTACAGAAAGTGATTTTAAAGAAGTGAAGAAAGGAAAGAAAACAACTGCGAAAACGTAG
- a CDS encoding HlyD family secretion protein produces MLQNKFRDFKKKKSAKVFIGISSASILFLCVYWLFTFGNESTDASQIEGHIVTVSPQISGKIVKIYVSDNQNINEGEPLVELDSEQQKVEVALATADLEAAKASLTQAESELSRMDKNYLATLTQAKGGLTQASSGVISSAEAVKQAKANLESTVSAEALAKKNLDRYLSLKNQGAVSQAELDNQQNQYEQARAALRSAQAQVASMQASRTQSTGGLQQAKGQLLQAESLENQVKSFAAAVNLAQAKVKKAEAVLDQAKLKLSYTLIKAPFSGTVSNKTVEIGKIVQAGSPLLSIVSLSDTWVVANFKENQLKNMRPGQKVKIKVDSFPAKTITGVVKGLSGASGATFALLPPDNSAGNFVKVTQRFPVKIEITTRPDDIILRPGMSTVVTVATR; encoded by the coding sequence ATGCTGCAAAATAAATTTCGTGATTTTAAAAAAAAGAAATCAGCAAAAGTTTTTATTGGGATTTCCAGTGCTTCAATTTTATTTTTGTGTGTTTACTGGCTATTTACCTTTGGCAATGAAAGCACCGATGCATCGCAAATTGAAGGGCATATCGTAACAGTTTCACCTCAAATATCAGGAAAAATTGTAAAAATTTATGTGTCAGACAATCAAAATATCAATGAAGGAGAGCCGCTAGTTGAACTTGACAGTGAGCAACAAAAAGTTGAGGTGGCTCTTGCGACAGCAGATTTAGAAGCAGCAAAAGCTTCACTCACTCAAGCTGAATCAGAACTTTCGCGCATGGATAAAAATTATTTAGCGACTCTCACTCAAGCTAAAGGAGGGCTGACGCAAGCCAGTTCTGGGGTTATATCTAGCGCAGAGGCAGTGAAACAGGCAAAGGCAAATCTCGAATCAACTGTCAGTGCGGAGGCTCTCGCAAAGAAAAACTTAGATCGCTATCTCAGTTTGAAAAACCAAGGAGCTGTTTCTCAAGCTGAACTCGACAATCAGCAGAATCAGTATGAACAAGCGCGCGCGGCGCTTCGCTCTGCACAAGCACAAGTGGCAAGTATGCAAGCATCTCGCACTCAGTCTACTGGTGGATTACAACAGGCAAAAGGACAGCTTTTACAAGCCGAGTCTTTAGAAAATCAGGTTAAATCCTTTGCTGCTGCTGTAAATTTAGCACAAGCTAAAGTGAAAAAAGCAGAAGCTGTGCTTGATCAAGCAAAATTAAAATTAAGTTACACCCTTATTAAAGCTCCATTTTCTGGAACAGTGTCCAATAAAACAGTCGAAATTGGAAAAATTGTACAAGCAGGTTCACCCCTTTTATCGATTGTTTCTTTATCTGACACATGGGTAGTCGCTAACTTTAAAGAAAATCAACTAAAAAATATGCGACCTGGGCAAAAAGTAAAAATCAAAGTGGATAGTTTTCCAGCAAAAACAATTACTGGGGTTGTAAAAGGATTGTCAGGTGCTTCGGGGGCGACTTTTGCATTATTGCCACCAGATAATTCGGCGGGAAATTTTGTTAAAGTTACACAGAGATTTCCAGTAAAGATAGAAATCACTACCAGACCAGATGATATTATTTTAAGACCAGGGATGAGCACAGTTGTTACAGTAGCAACTCGATAA
- a CDS encoding DHA2 family efflux MFS transporter permease subunit translates to MASFNTETKSVVQGSKLLITIAAMIASLMAVLDISIVNVALNDIRASFGVQMDQVAWISTGYMMANVVVIPMTGYFQNRFGLKNYFLFSIALFIIASVLCAMSWNLLSLVIFRILQGVGGGAIIPTASTILISRYPREEQGMAQAFIGLGAITGPLLGPTVGGYLIDYSSWHLIFLINLPIGILALMLAAASIKIENFIPTKEKIDKYGFLLLLIGLASLQFILEEGNRDDWFESRIIIFFSIVSLTCLVTLVVQQLEAKKPMINFRVFLEWNYLISTLINFMLGTILFGVSFLFSLYCANVMQYTPLNIGLLFLKGTFIQILIMPIIGKIVRFIDNRYLIAAGVVIVTISLWLNGNLNQSSSEFALISILFIRAIGLSCLFIPLSLIAIMRIKTQDLGNAVGLFNLTRELGGSIGIAWMSTLLVNHIKEFDFVLKAKVNIGNEIAENQLLIMEKMLVGKVLDAKQAAFQLLQNRVSLQSTIEAFNAGFLLLAFVFSTSLIMIFLIKNQRKVIISEKKEVEPLRNQAV, encoded by the coding sequence ATGGCTTCATTTAATACAGAAACAAAATCTGTCGTACAGGGGTCAAAGCTTTTAATAACGATAGCAGCTATGATTGCATCTTTAATGGCAGTGCTAGACATAAGCATAGTAAATGTTGCATTAAATGATATACGTGCAAGTTTTGGCGTACAAATGGATCAAGTCGCTTGGATTTCTACGGGATATATGATGGCAAATGTTGTCGTTATTCCAATGACAGGATATTTTCAAAATCGGTTTGGCTTAAAAAACTATTTTTTATTTTCTATCGCATTGTTTATTATCGCTAGCGTACTTTGTGCTATGTCGTGGAATCTTTTATCGCTTGTTATTTTTCGCATATTGCAGGGTGTAGGTGGTGGGGCCATTATTCCAACAGCAAGTACAATTTTGATTTCTCGTTATCCTCGAGAAGAGCAAGGAATGGCACAGGCTTTTATAGGGCTTGGTGCAATCACCGGACCTCTCTTAGGACCAACAGTTGGTGGATATTTAATAGATTATTCAAGCTGGCATTTGATCTTTTTAATAAATTTACCCATAGGTATCCTGGCACTTATGCTTGCTGCAGCAAGTATAAAAATAGAGAATTTTATTCCAACTAAAGAAAAGATTGATAAATATGGATTCCTTTTACTTTTGATTGGACTTGCCAGTTTGCAATTTATTTTAGAAGAAGGGAACAGAGATGATTGGTTTGAAAGTAGAATTATTATTTTCTTTTCAATTGTAAGTTTGACATGTCTTGTTACTTTGGTTGTTCAGCAACTCGAAGCAAAAAAACCAATGATAAACTTCCGTGTATTCTTAGAGTGGAATTATTTAATTTCAACTTTGATTAATTTTATGCTAGGTACAATTCTTTTTGGAGTCTCCTTTTTGTTTTCATTATATTGCGCAAATGTAATGCAATATACACCTTTAAATATTGGCTTGCTCTTTTTAAAGGGAACTTTTATCCAAATACTTATCATGCCTATTATAGGTAAAATAGTAAGATTTATTGACAATCGCTATTTAATTGCTGCCGGAGTCGTTATAGTTACAATAAGTTTATGGTTGAATGGAAACCTCAATCAATCGAGTAGTGAGTTTGCTTTAATTTCAATTTTATTTATTAGAGCCATTGGCTTGAGTTGTCTATTTATTCCATTATCTCTGATTGCAATTATGCGGATCAAAACCCAAGATTTAGGCAATGCTGTCGGACTGTTTAATCTCACCCGTGAGCTCGGGGGATCCATTGGCATTGCGTGGATGAGCACTTTGCTCGTCAATCATATCAAAGAATTTGATTTTGTATTAAAAGCAAAAGTAAATATTGGCAACGAAATTGCGGAAAACCAACTGCTTATTATGGAAAAAATGTTGGTTGGAAAAGTCTTAGATGCGAAACAAGCTGCTTTTCAATTGCTGCAAAATCGAGTCAGTTTGCAATCAACCATTGAAGCATTCAATGCTGGCTTTTTATTATTGGCTTTTGTTTTCTCCACATCGCTCATCATGATATTTCTTATTAAAAATCAAAGAAAAGTTATTATTTCAGAAAAAAAAGAAGTCGAACCTCTTAGAAATCAAGCTGTTTAG
- a CDS encoding superoxide dismutase — MAKEIRSFKHLLGKLDGISDPQLEAHFGLYEGYVKKLNEIEEKLEKVDKGLTNYSFGEYSELKRRHCVPYNGTYLHEMYFDNMLASESPSAEFEKLAKASFGSMDAWKADVKATGLAVPGWVVTCVETTTGKLRNVQIMEHHIGFPLNHTPLLVMDTWEHAFFLDYKANRGAYIDTFFKNINWSVVNARVKQVTH; from the coding sequence ATGGCAAAAGAAATCCGTAGTTTTAAGCACCTCTTGGGTAAACTCGATGGGATCAGCGATCCTCAATTGGAAGCTCATTTTGGTCTCTATGAAGGTTATGTTAAGAAGTTGAATGAAATCGAAGAAAAACTTGAAAAAGTTGATAAAGGATTAACCAATTATAGCTTTGGTGAATATTCTGAACTTAAGCGCCGTCACTGTGTTCCTTATAACGGAACGTATTTACATGAAATGTATTTTGACAACATGTTGGCAAGTGAATCCCCTTCTGCTGAATTTGAAAAATTAGCTAAAGCAAGTTTTGGCAGCATGGATGCATGGAAAGCAGATGTCAAAGCAACTGGATTAGCCGTTCCTGGGTGGGTTGTGACTTGTGTTGAAACAACCACTGGAAAACTAAGAAATGTGCAAATTATGGAACATCATATTGGTTTTCCATTAAATCACACTCCCTTACTTGTTATGGACACTTGGGAGCATGCTTTCTTTTTAGATTATAAAGCCAATCGTGGTGCTTATATCGATACGTTCTTTAAAAATATAAATTGGTCCGTTGTGAATGCCCGCGTTAAACAAGTAACGCACTAA
- a CDS encoding ABC transporter permease: MILALNYFKIYFLSTVRNVPALFFTLIFPPLMLLLFANQWDEKNSLSALIVFFNYSVQTVALMLLGMGVTQEKNSEWAKYLRSLPVGIKPMLVGRLLHTLALSFINIISVSLVALFILKINVSADQILFFATIAILGALPMALLGMAIGYAANPESSRSIFTLLNLLLFFGSFSLPATGIFATVRNFIPTYQWTVLSYSYVDRTVNILEPLVCLSIYSFLFLLFFQLIYKRSRKV, encoded by the coding sequence TTGATTCTTGCTTTAAACTATTTTAAAATTTATTTTTTAAGCACAGTTCGTAATGTACCTGCACTTTTTTTTACACTTATATTTCCTCCACTCATGCTGCTATTATTTGCCAATCAGTGGGATGAAAAAAACTCGCTGAGTGCTCTCATCGTTTTTTTCAATTATTCCGTCCAAACAGTTGCTCTCATGTTACTTGGGATGGGTGTCACTCAAGAAAAAAATTCAGAATGGGCAAAGTATTTGCGCTCACTTCCTGTTGGCATAAAACCTATGCTTGTTGGCCGACTTCTCCACACGCTCGCACTTTCGTTTATAAATATAATATCAGTTTCTTTGGTTGCGTTATTTATTTTAAAAATCAACGTATCTGCGGATCAAATTTTGTTCTTTGCAACAATTGCAATTTTAGGCGCTCTTCCAATGGCACTTTTAGGTATGGCTATTGGATACGCTGCCAATCCAGAATCTTCACGTAGTATTTTTACTTTATTAAATTTATTGCTTTTCTTTGGTTCGTTTAGTTTACCTGCAACAGGTATTTTTGCGACAGTGAGAAATTTTATCCCAACATATCAGTGGACAGTTTTGTCTTATTCTTATGTTGATCGCACAGTCAATATACTTGAACCACTGGTTTGCTTATCAATATATTCATTTTTGTTTTTGCTTTTCTTTCAACTGATTTATAAAAGATCAAGAAAAGTATAA